In Pochonia chlamydosporia 170 chromosome 3, whole genome shotgun sequence, the following are encoded in one genomic region:
- a CDS encoding C6 zinc finger domain-containing protein (similar to Metarhizium acridum CQMa 102 XP_007806995.1): MLSTTRSLDKSSPLLSPHSRLRPLNYGSNNTRTWDIRGAKAEVAARARAYPSPPMSESPSLPPKDPREFYGRSDGPGSHSIANLQDAYRTSSTQQRQVDPRLHLPPPPRPPQPQPSQQHQPRLSQQYHQEPSMEPPYGYRGPEEHTIQPPLYSPRDPQGINQGPHVQPYSSAVASSSSTSQQSIGSGSTSMESQSMGSPKSQRKTKGHVASACVPCKRAHLRCDAQRPCSRCISNGKEDACVDVQHKKRGRPRLRDDRDARFDSMRPQHSQDVSPRRPLSIYPSAGSGPPLFDETYQRHQSFRPSEMSAGNSFSARHAERASSSESNSYNTPLSATPGSPEPVAYLTMGLEIVKGSPTFWDAVGLPNLAGRGLAELVLPAELEKVSHIQSHFSGEQKRREPNYLPPIIGHGSQSIQGLGFSVEDFGRFPLNFHDHLAFVGANGYARPMVIRAGLAKEGSFYFIVLLLNIPPRQPQVSPIPNAPGLSATLAYKRPSPEAIYAQRPPFDPIRSRPSENPHSATMSVEPSSQPGRPTSFIEHSPQHTARQYEASMERQHYSTRPFPFPPHDMTGQNVPVSQQSFQLPPIRSRSEQTPQSGLALWNRGERSSRVDIGGLIDKPDEPARFRDERR, encoded by the exons ATGCTCTCAACAACCCGCTCCCTAGACAAATCTTCTCCCCTTTTGAGCCCTCACTCTCGTCTACGGCCCCTTAACTACGGCTCCAACAATACGCGGACTTGGGATATCCGTGGTGCAAAGGCAGAGGTAGCTGCTCGCGCGCGGGCCTATCCCTCTCCTCCCATGTCAGAGTCCCCCTCTCTGCCTCCGAAGGACCCTCGAGAATTCTATGGCAGAAGTGACGGTCCAGGTTCACACTCGATCGCCAACTTGCAAGATGCTTATCGAACAAGTTCAACACAACAACGACAGGTAGACCCGCGGCTACACCTTCCACCACCTCCGCGTCCGCCGCAACCTCAACCTTcgcaacaacaccagcctcgTCTTTCCCAACAGTATCACCAAGAACCAAGTATGGAACCTCCGTATGGATATCGAGGACCAGAAGAGCATACGATACAACCGCCTTTGTACTCACCCCGTGATCCGCAAGGTATCAACCAAGGCCCTCATGTTCAACCATATAGTTCCGCGGTAGCTAGTTCAAGTTCTACTAGCCAACAGTCGATAGGCAGCGGGTCTACTTCCATGGAAAGTCAGTCAATGGGATCTCCTAAATCCCAACGCAAGACCAAAGGACACGTTGCGTCTGCCTGTGTCCCTTGCAAAAGAGCTCATCTTCG ATGCGACG CACAACGACCTTGTTCCCGATGTATAAGCAATGGGAAGGAAGATGCCTGTGTCGACGTGCAACATAAAAAGCGAGGGCGCCCTCGACTACGAGATGACAGAGATGCCAGGTTCGACTCAATGCGACCACAACATTCCCAAGATGTATCTCCGAGGCGTCCATTGAGTATTTACCCCTCTGCTGGTTCGGGGCCTCCATTATTTGACGAGACGTACCAAAGACACCAATCATTTCGGCCATCGGAGATGTCAGCCGGCAACAGCTTTTCGGCGAGGCATGCCGAGCGTGCATCATCGTCAGAGTCGAACAGTTACAACACTCCTTTGTCAGCTACACCAGGCTCGCCAGAGCCCGTTGCGTATCTGACCATGGGACTTGAAATCGTGAAGGGATCACCGACATTCTGGGACGCAGTTGGattgccaaacttggctgGTCGCGGCTTAGCAGAGCTGGTACTGCCGGCGGAGCTCGAAAAGGTATCGCACATTCAATCCCACTTTAGTGGTGAACAGAAAAGGCGCGAACCAAACTATCTACCTCCTATCATAGGCCATGGGTCTCAGAGCATTCAGGGACTCGGGTTCTCAGTTGAGGACTTCGGACGGTTCCCGCTGAACTTCCATGACCATTTGGCATTCGTTGGTGCAAATGGCTACGCTAGGCCAATGGTCattcgagcaggcctggcAAAGGAAGGTTCCTTCTACTTCATTGTATTACTACTCAATATTCCCCCTAGGCAGCCTCAAGTGTCCCCAATACCAAATGCCCCTGGTCTATCGGCGACCTTGGCATATAAACGACCTAGCCCGGAAGCAATATACGCGCAACGGCCACCCTTTGACCCCATCCGAAGCCGACCCAGCGAAAATCCTCACTCGGCTACAATGTCCGTGGAGCCGTCGAGCCAGCCTGGGAGACCAACGAGTTTTATAGAGCACAGTCCACAGCATACTGCACGACAGTACGAAGCATCAATGGAGAGGCAACACTACAGCACACgaccatttccatttcctccaCATGACATGACTGGACAAAACGTTCCAGTATCTCAGCAAAGCTTCCAGCTTCCTCCTATTCGATCTCGATCAGAGCAAACTCCACAGAGTGGACTGGCGCTCTGGAACCGTGGCGAAAGATCCAGCCGTGTTGATATTGGAGGGTTGATAGACAAACCAGATGAACCCGCGAGATTCCGAGATGAACGTCGCTGA
- a CDS encoding DNA mismatch repair protein Mlh1 (similar to Neosartorya fischeri NRRL 181 XP_001259525.1), with amino-acid sequence MDEMDVDGPAGTKRKLNDSLDETRPARRIKALDPDVVNKIAAGEIIVAPVHALKELIENAVDAGSTALEILVKDGGLKLLQITDNGCGIEKDDLAILCERHTTSKITAFEDLSSIATYGFRGEALASISHIAHLSITTKTKDSALAWRAHYLDGKMVAPKPGQTAEPKGVAGRPGTQITVEDLFFSIPTRRRAFRSPSDEYNKIIDMVGRYAIHCQGVGFTCKKAGEASNTLSIQSHATTLDRIRQIYGSNVANELVEFDASDARWGFKAHMLATNANYHIKKTTFLLFINNRSVESSNVKKAIEQTYANYLPKGGHPFLYLSLEIDPARVDVNVHPTKREVHFLNEDEILHTVCTELESQLSNVDTSRTFKTQTLLPGAKPVPESMDEDEPPPRVTITGKRRRNSNDLVRTDTYARKITTMFSYADDAEGSKEKTTKEEEALAVPEKIEYETNDREVTVCRLNSIKELRSEVRDAMHNDLTEIFASHTFVGIVDDTRRLAAIQGGVKLYLVDYGHTCFEYFYQLGLTDFGNFGVIRFSPALGLRDLLQMAAEAEKKALDASDDDFPVEKIVNKVADQLIERREMLQEYFSLEVSPTGELISIPLMVKGYTPPLSKLPRFLLRLGPNVVWDDEKPCFEAFLRELATFYVPEQLPTPPAPGGEDNEEGIPEEVKTRRQHVRWAVEHIFFPAFKAGLVATKALMSGGILEVASLKGLYKVFERC; translated from the exons ATGGACGAAATGGACGTGGACGGGCCTGCGGGTACGAAGCGGAAACTAAATGACAGTTTAGACGAGACTCGACCCGCTCGGCGCATTAAG GCGTTGGATCCAGATGTAGTAAATAAGATTGCGGCTGGCGAGATTATCGTTGCTCCAGTACACGCTCTCAAGGAACTCATCGAGAATGCGGTGGATGCCGGCTCCACGGCTTTGGAAATCCTCGTCAAGGATGGTGGGCTGAAGCTTCTCCAGATCACGGATAACGGCTGCGGTATTGag AAGGACGACCTGGCAATCCTATGCGAACGCCATACTACGTCCAAGATCACGGCGTTTGAGGACTTATCCTCCATAGCAACTTACGGCTTTCGAGGAGAGGCCTTGGCTAGCATAAGTCATATTGCCCATCTGTCAATTACTACCAAGACAAAGGATTCAGCCTTGGCATGGCGTGCACATTATTTGGATGGCAAAATGGTTGCCCCCAAGCCTGGCCAGACTGCCGAGCCTAAGGGAGTGGCAGGACGGCCTGGGACACAAATCACTGTAGAAGACTTGTTTTTCAGTATTCCGACCAGACGAAGAGCTTTTCGGTCACCATCTGATGAGTACAATAAAATCATTGACATGGTTGGCCGCTATGCCATCCACTGTCAAGGCGTCGGATTTACTTGTAAAAAGGCTGGCGAAGCCTCCAACACCTTGTCCATTCAGAGCCACGCCACGACTCTTGATAGGATACGGCAAATCTATGGCAGCAATGTCGCCAACGAATTAGTAGAGTTTGATGCTTCTGATGCACGATGGGGCTTCAAGGCTCACATGTTGGCAACAAACGCAAACTATCAcatcaagaagacgacgtttctgctcttcatcaacaaccgGAGCGTTGAATCGTCCAACGTAAAGAAAGCAATTGAGCAAACATATGCGAATTATCTACCCAAAGGAGGCCATCCCTTCCTCTACCTCAGCCTGGAAATCGACCCTGCACGAGTAGATGTCAACGTCCACCCGACGAAACGCGAGGTCCATTTTctcaatgaagatgaaattCTTCACACAGTTTGCACAGAGTTAGAATCACAATTATCAAATGTCGATACTAGTCGTACGTTTAAAACTCAGACGCTGCTCCCAGGAGCAAAACCGGTACCAGAAAGcatggacgaggacgagCCACCGCCCCGAGTCACGATAACAGGCAAGAGGAGGCGAAATTCCAATGATCTAGTTCGAACGGATACATATGCACGCAAAATTACCACCATGTTCTCATACGCAGACGACGCCGAGGGATCAAAGGAGAAAACGACtaaagaggaggaagcacTGGCTGTACCCGAGAAAATTGAATACGAAACAAATGATCGAGAGGTGACCGTTTGTCGGTTGAACAGTATCAAGGAGCTACGAAGCGAAGTACGAGACGCCATGCATAACGATTTAACGGAGATATTCGCATCACATACATTTGTTGGGATTGTAGACGACACCAGAAGGCTTGCCGCTATCCAGGGCGGCGTCAAATTGTACTTGGTAGACTATGGACACACATGCTTTGAATATTTTTACCAGCTAGGGCTGACGGACTTTGGGAATTTTGGCGTTATTCGATTCAGTCCTGCTCTGGGGCTTAGGGACTTGCTGCAAATGGCAGCCgaggctgagaagaaggccctCGATGCCTCGGACGACGATTTCCCCGTGGAGAAAATTGTCAATAAAGTTGCCGATCAACTCATTGAGCGCAGGGAAATGCTGCAGGAGTACTTTTCACTCGAAGTATCCCCCACGGGAGAGTTAATTTCAATTCCATTAATGGTCAAGGGGTACACGCCGCCGCTTTCAAAGCTCCCCCGATTTCTGCTTCGGCTTGGTCCCAATGTCGTCTGGGATGACGAAAAGCCCTGCTTTGAAGCCTTCTTGCGAGAACTGGCCACCTTCTATGTACCAGAACAGCTGCCCACACCGCCGGCTCCAGGTGGTGAGGACAATGAGGAGGGTATACCGGAGGAAGTGAAGACGAGAAGACAGCACGTCAGATGGGCTGTGGAACACATCTTTTTTCCAGCCTTCAAGGCAGGACTGGTGGCGACAAAGGCGCTTATGAGCGGGGGAATTTTGGAAGTGGCGAGTCTAAAGGGATTATACAAGGTGTTTGAACGGTGTTGA
- a CDS encoding armadillo-type fold domain-containing protein (similar to Cordyceps militaris CM01 XP_006669298.1) produces MGKSRRNRAGASQRRDPIAKPVKPPSDPELAALREAKILPVIRDLQNADPKSRSAAASAITNIIQDTKCRKLLLREQIVHTILTQTLTDAALESRAAGWGILQTLAQEEEADFCVHLFRSDILTAIQYAAKTVGEKLLSNGHGLAKLPKAERAFVVSIAASLIALLTALAEAGDEILEAISSNHTVTDFLFVLVSYTSKNDEDSDAILGLRGDALACLMILTEDNAGLAKKLVTNSACYQALSSLKNEVTGDGVLACATLHNVFAALEGLKDAPHVPEADDSLLIPTLAKTIATIQEGQMPANGSPGWSNPAEQQQLALETLASIGTTLNSANIDSPAPVKEKKVEEEPKDDEDMDDADADNSGAEDDNEEQDDDEMDDDAMEADMEMVTGADDNQDNSNIDDIPVLKALLQTAIPELIRISALHPTDTHSLQLQSLALSALNNIAWSVSLVDFSEDQNAGIQNAWSPIGTSLWKQVITPILSSDTADVNLATQVTGLAWAVARSLRGKTPLAGDEHRKFISLYQATKSMDAQDSQDPFQRLGVKCVGVLGQLAMDPCPSPLNREIGSFLLNLVAGLPDTPAADAVEALNQIFDIYGNEDFAYDAEVFWKDNFLNHLEAVLPKARAMVKSVEKKAFPELRTRADEAVMNLGRFLAYKKKNKPEDMNGS; encoded by the coding sequence ATGGGCAAGTCACGTCGCAATCGAGCCGGCGCATCTCAGCGACGGGACCCCATCGCCAAACCCGTCAAACCCCCCTCTGATCCCGAGCTCGCCGCTCTCCGAGAAGCCAAGATCCTTCCCGTCATCCGAGACCTTCAGAATGCCGACCCCAAGTCTCgctccgccgccgccagcgccatcaccaacatcatccaagaCACCAAGTGCCGAAAGCTGTTGCTGCGCGAACAAATCGTCCATACTATTCTCACACAGACATTGACAGATGCCGCGCTTGAAAGCAGAGCTGCCGGCTGGGGTATACTGCAGACTCTGGCtcaggaggaggaggccgaCTTTTGCGTGCACCTGTTCCGCTCCGACATCCTGACGGCCATCCAATATGCCGCCAAGACTGTCGGAGAGAAGCTGTTATCCAACGGCCACGGCCTCGCAAAGCTTCCCAAGGCAGAGAGAGCTTTTGTTGTTAGCATTGCCGCCTCCCTTATCGCTTTGCTGACCGCATTGGCTGAGGCTGGCGACGAAATCCTCGAGGcaatctcctccaaccaCACCGTTACCGACTTTCTCTTCGTTCTCGTCTCGTACACAAGCAAGAACGACGAGGATTCCGATGCTATTTTGGGCCTGCGAGGCGACGCCCTGGCTTGCCTCATGATTCTCACCGAAGATAATGCAGGGCTGGCCAAAAAGCTTGTCACCAACTCTGCATGCTACCAAGCTCTCTCCTCACTCAAGAACGAAGTCACTGGCGACGGCGTACTGGCATGCGCTACCCTCCACAACGTCTTTGCCGCTCTCGAAGGCCTCAAGGACGCGCCTCATGTCCCTGAAGCAGACGATTCACTATTGATTCCTACGCTGGCCAAGACCATTGCAACTATTCAAGAAGGCCAGATGCCCGCCAATGGCAGCCCAGGGTGGTCGAACCCAGCCGAGCAGCAACAACTGGCTCTCGAAACCCTAGCATCCATCGGCACAACCTTGAACTCTGCAAACATCGACTCTCCTGCTCCTGtaaaagaaaagaaggttGAGGAAGAACccaaagacgacgaggacatggatgacgCCGACGCAGACAACTCTGGCGCCGAGGATGACAACGAAGaacaagacgacgacgagatggacGACGACGCAATGGAagcagacatggaaatgGTCACCGGCGCAGACGACAACCAagacaacagcaacatcgACGACATTCCCGTCCTAAAAGCCCTCCTACAAACAGCCATCCCCGAACTCATCCGCATCTCCGCCCTCCACCCCACCGACACCCACTCCCTCCAGCTTCAGAGCCTTGCCCTCTCCgccctcaacaacatcgccTGGTCCGTATCCCTAGTCGACTTCTCCGAGGACCAAAACGCCGGCATCCAAAACGCCTGGTCCCCCATCGGCACCTCCCTCTGGAAACAAGTCATCACGCCCATCCTCTCCAGCGACACCGCCGACGTCAACCTCGCCACCCAAGTCACCGGCCTCGCGTGGGCCGTCGCCCGCAGTCTCCGCGGCAAGACCCCCCTCGCCGGCGACGAGCACCGCAAATTCATCTCCCTCTACCAGGCCACCAAGTCCATGGACGCCCAGGACTCGCAAGACCCCTTCCAGCGCCTCGGCGTCAAGTGCGTAGGCGTCCTCGGCCAACTCGCCATGGATCCCTGCCCCTCGCCGCTGAACCGCGAAATCGGCTCCTTTTTACTGAATCTAGTCGCTGGATTACCTGATACGCCTGCCGCGGATGCCGTCGAGGCGTTGAATCAGATTTTTGACATTTACGGCAACGAGGACTTTGCGTATGATGCGGAAGTCTTTTGGAAGGACAACTTTTTGAATCACTTGGAGGCGGTGCTGCCCAAGGCGAGGGCCATGGTGAAGAGtgtcgagaagaaggcgtttCCTGAGTTGAGGACCCGCGCGGATGAGGCGGTCATGAATCTGGGACGGTTCCTTGCctacaagaagaagaataagccGGAGGATATGAATGGCTCTTAA
- a CDS encoding glycosyltransferase 2 (similar to Marssonina brunnea f. sp. 'multigermtubi' MB_m1 XP_007288622.1) — translation MATSRGWHLWRDDEEMAKKDDDLSSSKHPKHATGAQWQSARMPRRAWMKRLVAYVLVIVALVYLFNRSGSSDLYPSSRSKGRGFPNTVEEAYNQRFDPGRRTHVDHEPKEPSHPHQPPQAKPDEQVTVEAPPKATSDDDSKDGDKADAGQIKAPPRYDGPIRYPALASTLRAITSTGGTSLRNRNVLFAAASLRSSSTLLPMACEMALERESYVHFIFLGMADIAIQDLLEINGIDKTCPLIAHDGRPDHFETSTEKRMSLAVAKAMYFVNTYMHPQAIVIDSTAAEEDYFLGATREHASSSQSALIELPDRPRTSLAWMSKLDSAALSAWNKVRFDILIHATPTGTGNLKRLLRSISRADLAGIQTPHITIELPYVMERPLEEYLSSFKWPRPTPHDGQQPQMISLRRRITRQLMEEDDSSVRFVESFWPTDPSSSHVLVLSPHTEITPQFFQYVKYSLLYQLHSKAALMEDYDASLLGISLSVPTTSIDGTKSFTPPKPPRGDKESSGDTAFLWQRPSSDAMVFFGQKWIELHHFIAQSLYKKRSTSSTPALLAKKQVSKQYPAWLEYALQLCRIRGYFTLYPSRETAKVIVGVHSDIRDTPEEHQKDAPGSTSPKDFSDEGNEHFDPISPVDMLETLPHNGELQLPRDIPLLSWDGKAETEENFAKDASEYATLFRREVGECGEEYLKSRPVAKRSALDLFCTTGKA, via the exons ATGGCCACGTCGCGCGGATGGCACCTTTGGCGCGATGAcgaggaaatggccaaaaaggACGACGACCTCTCGTCATCCAAGCATCCCAAGCATGCCACAGGTGCGCAATGGCAATCCGCACGAATGCCACGCCGCGCGTGGATGAAGCGCCTGGTCGCATATGTCCTTgtcatcgtcgccctcgTATATCTCTTCAACCGATCCGGTTCTTCAGACCTGTATCCCTCGTCCAGGAGCAAGGGCAGGGGTTTCCCCAACACCGTTGAGGAAGCATACAACCAGCGCTTCGATCCTGGCAGGAGAACACACGTCGACCATGAACCCAAGGAACCATCGCATCCGCATCAACCGCCGCAGGCAAAACCCGACGAGCAAGTGACGGTCGAAGCACCTCCAAAAGCGACTTCAGACGACGATAGCAAGGATGGCGACAAGGCTGATGCTGGTCAGATCAAAGCCCCTCCTAGATACGACGGCCCAATTAGGTATCCAGCGCTGGCATCAACTCTTCGAGCTATTACATCGACCGGTGGAACTTCGCTGAGGAATCGcaatgttttgtttgccgccgccagtcTCAGAAGCTCTTCCACCTTGCTGCCCATGGCCTGCGAAATGGCCCTGGAGCGTGAGAGCTACGTTCACTTTATATTTCTGGGCATGGCAGATATTGCGATACAGGACTTGCTCGAGatcaatggcattgacaagacGTGCCCACTCATCGCACACG ACGGTCGCCCTGACCACTTTGAAACGTCGACGGAGAAGCGCATGTCCTTGGCTGTTGCGAAAGCAATGT ATTTTGTGAATACCTACATGCACCCTCAAGCCATAGTCATAGATTCAACAGCCGCAGAGGAAGACTACTTTCTCGGAGCAACCCGAGAGCATGCTTCCTCCTCTCAGTCTGCTCTCATCGAGCTGCCTGATCGTCCTAGAACCAGCCTTGCTTGGATGTCCAAGCTGGATTCTGCAGCtctgtctg CTTGGAACAAGGTTCGATTTGACATTCTGATTCATGCAACACCAACGGGAACGGGAAATCTCAAAAGGCTGCTGAGATCCATCTCAAGGGCCGACCTGGCAGGCATTCAGACCCCTCATATCACCATTGAGCTTCCATATGTCATGGAGCGTCCTTTGGAGGAATATCTCTCAAGTTTCAAGTGGCCGCGCCCGACACCACACGACGGACAGCAACCGCAAATGATTTCCCTCCGACGTCGAATTACGCGACAGCTAATGGAGGAAGACGACAGCTCGGTGCGCTTCGTCGAGTCGTTTTGGCCGACCGACCCATCAAGCTCCCATGTATTGGTCTTATCTCCTCATACAGAAATAACGCCTCAGTTCTTCCAAT ATGTGAAATACTCGCTCCTGTACCAACTTCACTCCAAAGCCGCACTAATGGAAGACTACGACGCAAGTCTCCTGGGCATAAGTCTGTCCGTGCCGACAACATCCATAGATGGAACCAAATCATTCACCCCTCCCAAACCTCCTCGCGGTGACAAGGAATCATCGGGAGACACTGCCTTCTTATGGCAACGACCTAGCAGCGACGCCATGGTGTTCTTCGGCCAAAAGTGGATAGAACTACACCACTTTATCGCGCAGTCTCTCTACAAGAAGCGATCCACGTCGTCGACACCCGCGctgctagcaaagaagcaggtCAGCAAGCAGTATCCCGCGTGGCTGGAATACGCCCTGCAGCTCTGCCGCATAAGAGGGTACTTTACACTGTATCCGAGCCGAGAAACCGCCAAGGTCATCGTCGGCGTGCACAGCGATATCCGCGACACACCTGAAGAACACCAAAAGGACGCGCCGGGATCAACGTCGCCCAAAGACTTTTCCGATGAGGGCAACGAGCACTTTGATCCAATATCCCCGGTCGATATGCTGGAGACGCTGCCGCACAATGGTGAATTGCAATTACCCCGTGATATACCCTTGTTATCGTGGGATGGAAAGGCCGAGACGGAAGAGAACTTTGCCAAGGATGCAAGCGAGTACGCTACCTTGTTCCGGAGGGAGGTTGGTGAGTGCGGTGAGGAATATCTGAAGAGTCGTCCTGTTGCGAAAAGATCGGCTCTGGACCTATTTTGTACGACTGGCAAGGCGTAA
- a CDS encoding ABC transporter domain-containing protein (similar to Coccidioides posadasii C735 delta SOWgp XP_003069094.1): MRSVPSRLPIIRIAKGTFYRQHPNSQSSHANPSLFNELSFDLPSASLQPHNWCVVGPSLSGKTTFLQILRGRLLCEPPTARSYPYLSGEDVSSRLRSPQKAIRYVGFDAEATGGGLGGSVTTSAYLSARYESRREITDFSLRDFLLGNTELNPLKAPLGGDDDGGISTELLNRVVKDLRLDHLLDLPVTFLSNGQGRRARIARALLTRPEVLLLDEPFMGLDPPTVSGLSPLLQSLAEKASPRLVMSARPQDPLPEWITHLIYLRSDCQVGSMGPKEVVLDGLRKYVQGVKLGGLLEDDKLPIHTLSEVGRVLGSNVRSASETSGSENNEHALNPVNPDAEPLVEMDGCRVQYGDKVALGNWTQQTPQGPKDGLIWTVRRGERWGVFGPNGSGKTTIVSLLGSDHPQTYSMPIKLFGRSRLPEPGSGMKPLTFWDIQSRIGHSSPEVHQHMPRSHTIRKVIENAWSATFGTPPKLDANARQKVDAALRWFAPELRPNSASHAQDEDLSWADEYMFGEISFSAQRVALFIRSMIKGPDVVVLDEAFSGMDDAVRDKCALFLTDGESKTYVSGDVVESEIAKKGNVVIEGLTERQALICIAHVKEEVPDCVREWMCLPEANTGRRARFGRLDGPLGHDERRWFDVWGFA, encoded by the coding sequence ATGAGATCCGTGCCCTCTCGACTGCCCATCATTCGCATTGCGAAAGGCACTTTTTACCGACAACATCCAAATTCTCAGTCGTCCCATGCCAATCCCTCCTTGTTCAACGAATTATCCTTTGACCTACCTTCTGCTTCCCTCCAGCCACACAATTGGTGTGTTGTCGGGCCGTCACTCTCTGGAAAGACGACCTTTCTTCAAATCCTCCGAGGGAGACTGCTCTGCGAACCGCCTACCGCCCGGTCGTACCCGTACCTATCTGGAGAAGATGTGTCTTCTCGGCTGAGAAGCCCACAGAAGGCTATTCGATATGTTGGATTCGATGCAGAAGCTACGGGGGGAGGATTGGGCGGCAGTGTGACTACGTCGGCATATTTGTCCGCTCGATACGAGTCCAGGAGGGAGATTACTGATTTCTCGTTGAGAGACTTTTTACTGGGGAATACGGAGTTGAATCCGCTCAAGGCACCGCTGGGGGgagacgatgatggcggTATATCTACGGAGTTGCTGAACAGGGTGGTGAAGGATTTAAGGCTGGATCATTTGCTGGATCTGCCTGTGACGTTTTTGAGCAACGGACAGGGCAGACGAGCAAGAATTGCTCGAGCGTTGCTCACCAGACCTGAGGTTTTACTGCTGGATGAGCCGTTTATGGGCCTCGATCCGCCTACGGTGTCGGGGTTGAGCCCACTGTTGCAGTCGCTTGCAGAGAAGGCGAGTCCGAGGCTGGTGATGAGCGCGCGACCGCAGGATCCATTGCCGGAGTGGATCACGCATTTGATTTACTTGAGGAGTGATTGCCAGGTTGGGTCAATGGGACCAAAGGaggtggtgttggatggaCTGAGGAAGTATGTCCAGGGGGTGAAGCTCGGCGGACTGTTGGAGGATGACAAGCTTCCGATCCATACGCTCTCTGAAGTTGGGCGAGTCTTGGGATCCAACGTGCGTTCTGCTTCAGAAACGAGTGGAAGTGAGAACAATGAGCACGCATTGAATCCCGTGAACCCTGACGCAGAGCCACTCGTTGAAATGGACGGCTGCCGCGTACAATACGGTGACAAGGTTGCTCTGGGAAACTGGACacaacaaacaccacaagGTCCCAAGGACGGTCTCATCTGGACGGTTAGAAGAGGCGAGCGCTGGGGCGTCTTTGGGCCCAACGGCTCTGGCAAAACGACCATCGTGTCACTCCTCGGATCTGACCACCCACAAACATACTCCATGCCCATCAAGCTCTTTGGCCGCAGTCGTCTCCCAGAGCCTGGATCGGGCATGAAGCCGCTCACCTTCTGGGATATCCAATCCCGCATCGGACACTCCAGCCCCGAAGTCCACCAACACATGCCCCGAAGCCACACGATCCGCAAGGTCATCGAGAACGCATGGTCCGCTACGTTCGGCACGCCGCCAAAACTCGATGCCAACGCCAGGCAAAAAGTTGACGCCGCACTGCGTTGGTTCGCACCCGAACTGCGACCGAATTCTGCTTCACACGCACAAGATGAGGATCTGTCATGGGCGGATGAGTACATGTTTGGCGAGATATCCTTTTCGGCGCAACGCGTCGCACTATTCATACGATCCATGATTAAAGGGCCCGATGTGGTCGTTTTGGACGAGGCGTTCAGCGGGATGGACGACGCAGTCCGCGATAAGTGCGCTTTGTTCTTGACGGACGGGGAGAGCAAGACATATGTCTCAGGCGATGTTGTCGAGAGTGAGATTGCAAAGAAGGGGAATGTTGTTATCGAGGGGTTGACGGAGCGGCAGGCGCTGATTTGTATTGCCCATGTGAAGGAGGAGGTGCCGGATTGTGTGCGGGAGTGGATGTGTTTGCCGGAGGCGAATACCGGTCGCAGAGCGAGGTTTGGGAGGTTAGATGGGCCGTTGGGACACGATGAGCGACGATGGTTCGATGTGTGGGGATTTGCGTGA
- a CDS encoding 20S proteasome maturation protein Ump1 (similar to Metarhizium robertsii ARSEF 23 XP_007822650.2): MSMRIVPANSNPDSFTHTSHISSAPSAPGVHDTLRHGVGQSPYDAASNKPSSAHPLEARLKNWEATQEAVRMESLRRTFGIAEPVRRAMELKIVRDGEWRPLALGNNLASVHEDILKGREDTITWEDVFTGEEMRGVTGVHDEMEKKLKIQ; this comes from the exons ATG TCGATGCGCATCGTGCccgccaactccaaccccGACTCCTTCAcccacacatcacacatcTCATCCGCCCCCTCCGCGCCCGGCGTCCACGACACACTCCGCCATGGCGTCGGCCAGTCGCCCTACGACgcggccagcaacaagcccTCGTCCGCTCACCCCCTCGAAGCCCGTCTGAAGAACTGGGAGGCCACGCAGGAGGCTGTCCGCATGGAGTCACTCCGCCGTACGTTTGGCATCGCTGAGCCCGTCCGTCGAGCCATGGAGCTCAAGATTGTGAGGGATGGCGAGTGGCGACCTTTGGCTCTGGGAAACAACTTGGCCAGCGTGCATGAGGATATTTTGAAGGGTCGGGAAGATACGATTACCTGGGAGGATGTGTTTACCGGCGAGGAGATGAGAGGTGTTACTGGGGTccatgatgagatggagaagaagctcaagattcAGTAA